The Labrus bergylta chromosome 23, fLabBer1.1, whole genome shotgun sequence genome includes the window taaatcacaTCAGATAAGTATTTAAGTTTGAAATGATAAATACCAATTATACCTGTGAcacctgtttttattattaaaacaggTAAAGGTTGTTTACAGGCTGTGACATTAAAACACAGTTAAATATCTTTATAATGAATTAAATTAGCTTCTCACAcaaaccttttcttcttctccggGATCAGACATCTTCACATTGACGTCCTTGGTTTGAATATTCTCCTTGTGCTCATCCATTTAAAACAGGGaatcaattcaaaacaaaacaaacaagcgcGTTAATTTATGTAAACAAAGATGCTAGTGGCTAACAATGCTAACAATGCTCggtgacttcttcttcttcttcttcgcgCTTGTCAGCTGTGACGCCGCCAAATAACAACGCTAAAAGGTTAAATTCTTACACAACTTGACCccgttaaaaaaataagaatgcaTTTTAAAGCGATATTGGAGATATTTAAGAGCCGGTTGCACCGATTCATCCGTTAGCTCTCCGCGGCGACATGAAACTTTTCTCTAAGGTGGACAGTTATGACGACTTCCGGTTTGCGCCAAAACAAGACGGTGCTCACTGGCGCCATCGTGCGGTGAGGATGATACATGGCAATTTGCGATAATGAGAAAACGCCCGGTGTTAGGCCGAGAAATGCATCCCTGTCTAGGAAACTTGGAAACTGTATAATCTTTATTTCTGGGGGCAGAGATGTGATGACGAAGTATGTGATGTTGTGAATTAATTAACaagttttgtttaattaatgttttgtgaaagaggggcagatattataagattagtcttctttctgctccttttcattcaaaatttgagattttatgtttgtttgtatttcttaactttattgtttgtttgaatgaaatagaATTTACAATTAAAAGTTAGTTTTATTTTGATCTTGTTTAGTCTTTTTTGCAACAAAGTTTTTTCCAATCTACTGAAAGTTTTAATtgatttctttatctttataatTTCTTAATTTCTACTAAATACGTTGGTTTCACAAGATAAAAGGCAAACATACTGTACAAGGCTCTAGCAGTGGTAAATACAGTCTAAATGATTTTCTCTTGTTAATAGAAATACTTTAAGAGTGTAAATACTATCAAACTACTTTGGTTTTCTTTGATATATGTTAAATAAACTATAGGTTAAATCAAATTTGTTAGATATGATATCGATTCCAGCAGTGAATTTAATCCATAAATAATTTATTCTATGCAAAACCACTAAGATTTCCAGGCAGATTTAATTAAGACTGATAATAAAACACGGTTACTGGAAACAATGGCGTTAATCATTTTAATAAACATATATGGTAAAATTTAGTTTACATTAGTTTATACTGTTAAAACGTCAAGATTTAATTTGGAGGCGCTGCTGACAGCTAGGTGGCAGACTAATCCATGCTTTATTCTGTGCCACGGTGCCtattataaatataaagtaGAAAGTTCTTACACTAGTTTGTATTTGTCCTGCTTGATGTTGTTGACCCAGGACAGGAGTTTGACCGGGTCGTGTACTGTGGCTCCTCTGAGCAAACGAACTGTAGCAGAAACAGAGCAGTGTGCAGGGCAAAGAGCAGGAGCAAAGAAACCAACAAAACATCATCTGAATAATGAATCTGAGGCCGGAAACCCTGGATTAAAGATTTATAGTCCACAAAGTAGCCCGACCAAAGAACTGCTGCTTTTTCTGTAGCCAATAATATATATCCATCAGCATGCTTAGAGAATAAACTGTTATTGTCTTTTAATGTAGACCAATCAAAAACACCAGACATGTATACAAGCAGCTGTGAATCCTTCAGGACTAAATTAGTTATGCATCAGTTGTTTCACTCATTTCCAAGAGAAGGAGAGATGAGATAATTTACTTAAATactaaaaaacatgttttgctttttagCCGCCCTCCGCTGTGCAGCTGCTGTTTGTCAAGTCATTCACAGCAGTTTCATGTATGAACTCCTTGTGAAGCGTGCAGCGCTGTTTGATCCCTGTTCCTTACATCTCACACAGCCTCTCTGATGGATAATGCATAATAGATGATATGTCaggaacttttcaaaaaagGGAATAATCAGCAGAAAAAATGTAGGGCAACCttagaaaaacaaagatttattctctcatttgaaaaaacaaaacaaaaaacaaagtcatggAAACCCATAACCAGCAACTCATAATGCACATAGAAGAGACAGAGACGTGAAAATATACAACATGGACTGAAGATACAGCGTAGGAGAGAGGGTTCATGTCTCTCcaaaaagagttttttttagttaattGGGAGAAAAACGTCAAACATGAATCTTAAAGAAACGaaaaaagatagaaaataataatttcagcGTTTTCTTAGAAAGGCTCAtatgccttttaaaaaaaaacctccatatTTGGCTTCTGAAGGGACACAAACAGAAGTCACACAGTACATGAAATAAGCTGCATTTAAAAAGGCAACAGTCCCCTCATCATCACAGTGATACGGGGTGAGTTAGGGAGCATGGAGCTACATTGTTCAGCTTCCTCTGTCTATTCTGTTGTGCTGCATTCAAGTCCCATGGGAGAAAGAGGCGCTGCAGTATCGATAGTACGGATTTTATGAGCAGTTTTTAAGTTGTTGGAAATGCACCTGATACTTTTAGCTTACTGACTTTTAGGAGGTTTTGTGCAAGAATAGACACGCTTACTTCAACTTTCGTAACAATTTATTCTGCCACCGCAGGGCAGGACTTTATGTGCTCGTTCAATCTTTAAAATGAGTCACGTCTGAGCTGTTTGAGAGTCAGCTGTGAAGACGCAGAAAGGAATTATTGTGAGGAAATCAAACATAGCAGCGATGATATTGATGAACAGGTTTCAACAGGTGGGAATCCTATCGAGTCAGCACTTTAAAGCATCCCTCCGACTGTTTCCTTTCCACATTCCCACAGGGCATGAATGCAGCACGAGAATATTAATTTGTTCTGTTCACCTCTCTGAAAAGGCAATTCAATAAAGATGGAGATTTTAGAGCTTTCCTCACAGTTTTACATGCTAGCTGCTTCACGCTAACGCTGCAGTCTTTGGAACTGAGTAAAGCACATCAACTCACAGAcccaagtttttgtttttatcaaacagcaaaaaaaaacataaaacagatttttcaaaaCGAGAAATCTCAAAGCATCGAGTTGACGCGACAGCAGGCAGCTTAAAATCTTTCTCACTTTTTTGTTCCACATTTTTTGGggcaaaaatgttttcaagctTTCTGGTTAAGAGTTCACAGAGAGGTTTGATACTCGTCTCAAGCTAgagccagttagcttagcttagcataaagactggataGAGGAAAGCAGTCCGCCTGTTTCCCCCTAAAGGTGAAGAAATCTGCCTTTCGATTGTGGTTGACAAATTTTCCAAAAACCAGCTTTTGAAACAATGCAATCTCCACATTTTTAATGATCGACAGTGTTGAAAATGACTTTAGATAATAAAATACACTCGGGATCATGAGCCatattttaaaaccaaaagCTGAAGGAAAGAGAGATCTGTCTGAATTGGGtgtcagacaaaattagttacaccattctgtaaaaaaagcctttttaaacattttacatttgaagtttaaaagaaacaagacgatcatctttattaaaaaatattacttccacatgtacaggacaaattcagcaaagagataaaaggTACCGCTGCGTCCACAGGGGGCGCAAAATTAACCCGGACCAAAAGTTCCACCTAggcgctttaaaaaaaagtgttctgcTTATTAACccttaaaaagaaaacttattGTTTTAGCcctacccttttttttttttgtacagatttAACAGTTCATGTAAAATGCTGGATGGTGAGTCGTATGAGGATCTTGAAGTTGGACTTTTTACAGATGGAATCAGGCTAGTAGCTTCCTCCCCCTCGTTTCCagtcttcatgctaagctaggctaatcgTCCCCTGGCTGTagctttaaacaaaacatacagGAAGTCGCTTTACTCTGATCAAGAAAGCAAATATTTCACAAGAAAATGTGAAACTCTTTTGTTGAAACGACTTCACagtgaaagacacacacaaagcaggcgcacaacacaaaacagacacaccgacagtttgaaaacaacagcttcaaaaatcttcctttttgaatgagacaaaaaaaaacgttcacaattcaacaacagaacacaaacagtaCAAATCGACCTTCAGGGTGGACGTGTCTTTGTGTCGACACAGCTGGCTTTGCTGTCGGAGGAGGCAAACTGTGCAGGTTCAGGACTCatctattgtttgtttgttttagaggTGTTGCTGTAACACACACGCTTCCCTTTAAGGACAGGAAATaatccatgtttttttgtcatgccCACTCCTCTATATTTAGATTTCAGCAGACAGAATCCTCGAATGAGTCCAAAAGCCGATAATAATGCAGCCGTGCGATCTCTCTCTCCGATACTTTGGACTGTAGTGATACTCTTTTACGGCTGCGTCATGCCATAAACATAGATATTTAtatttgactgttttgtagACAGCATGTTGTCGAGGTTTGTTCAGTTGTGATATCAGCTGACGTGTGTGTTGGAGTCACTGCGGCGGTGCGTTCTGGGAAAAAGGCTTTGTGGATTTGTGTGAACTCCTTTTAGACATGCAGAGCCGTAAATCAGTCACCACGGGGGCCTAAAatcatcgggggggggggggggggggggacaggaggcTGGTGTAAGGCTACATGTAAACTCCCCAGTTTTTGTGTCGCCCTGACGACAAACCTCGCGGACCACCTGGATCACCTAAAGGTCTCGTCGGCGCCTCCTGGATCAGTGCGGGAGGACGAGTCGTTCCAGAGCGCACTGTAAATGTTCCCAGTTCTTCCACAGCAGCGCCAGCACGGACACGCCCACGCAGGTGAGCGCCAGGTGGAGGCGGCTACGTAGCAGCGGGGCGGTGAACTTGGCCGCCGTGGAGACGCACACGAGGATCACCGTGACGATGGCCAGCATGATGTTGATGCATTTCCCTAGCAGCACCTTGGCGTCGGTGTTTTCCACCTGGaccgtctgctgctgctgctgctggagctccAGCTTAGACACACGGGTCTGACACGACTCCAGGAcctcctgaaaacacacacacgcacacatgcacacacacacacacacacacacacacacacacacacacgcacacacacacagctgttaatTTTGTCTTACTTGGTTTCAatggtgtttgttatttttttacttgttgTGTATTGTGGTTGTACTTTCAATATTATCTGTTGTGTGAGTTTCcctgctgaatgtgtgtgtgtgtgtgtgtgtgtgtgtgtgtgtgtgtgtgtgtgtgtgtgtgtgtgtgtgtgtgtgtgtacctggatGTCCCGGGCCCTCTCGTAGGCCTGGTAGGCCACTTTTTCCTCAATACTGGCCAGCTCCTGCTTCAGGTTACTGGTCTCATGCTGGTGCAGCTCCGTCAGGTCATTTAACTGATCCTCCAGCCGCTCatacctgacacacacacacacacacacacacacacacacacacacacacacacacacacacacacacacacacacacacacacacacacacacacacacacacacacacacacacacacacacacacacacacacacacacacacacacacacacacacacacacacacacagaaacataaagaGTAGGTGGAGGCAGAGAGCCAAGCacatagagatagagagagagagagagagagagaaacaatgcataattcagagtgtgtgtgggcgAGTTACAGTACAGCAGTTTATCTACTACAGCTAAAAACATTTGCCCTTGGTTAACTTAGCAACCGTCTGGGGGTTTGTGTGGAAGCTCggctattttatttttagtttagaAAAGCTTTTAATAACGGCCCCCTTTAAAAACGGTCAGTCGCTCTCCAAAGATCAACAGCGCACGCACAAACTCATCGGCGCAGTTAGGACAGTTTCAGCAGGTGAGGGAGATCGGATCCCTGCAGCGGAGGCACCAATATTTAAAAGTCGATAATGTGAAAGGTTTTTAATTCACAGCTGCTCTACATTCCCTGATTCTTGCACAGGAGTAAGCGATACGTGCCTCGAATTCTTCGTAGTGCTACGAGTGTAATCATGCAATATAACCACTTCAACCATCAGTAACACTTCCTTAAGGGGCGAACAGTTGAAGGACTTTTAGGGGCATGAGGAGGTTCAGGAGTTTAGTATTTTGCAAGAAAAATGTGTCCTTTAGTTACATCTTTTTATATACGATATCCGTCTTGCAGTTGTATTACTTTTTTATCATTGCTTGTTTTATATGGATATTATtatgttcttatttttaatgttaatgttgtgATGACGGACACTTTGGGGTTGATTCACTGAACTTTCTTTGGCTCTCTGTcttcatacaaataaaaactatttgacgtcatttcattattttttctactttaaaggctttatatgtgatttttttcatccagcagatgtcgcccttgagcaccagcatgaaaccaaaacaactcgcgctgcattgttgtgttagcatgctaatgctagcgatctttattatgctggtatcttcacactgcatgtaaatttacctgaaatgagcgtgatctagaaacacagttaagcagtgagtacagtatgttattcttcttttctctagtccctcaattaaacaacttttatacacgaggggaggagtcagccggccgtcctggcgatgtaaacaaagtgaagataggactctgaaaactctgaaaacatcacagacagtgggactcgggtgttacacccattgtagacagtcatgactcacagagttattttcagaggatacacttgatttctattatattaaggtgtgaaaaatcacatataaagccctAAGCCTGTTCTCTTTCAAGGGCTATTGGAGAAAAGTAGAAGTGTGCTTCCTTTCTGCTCAGCTTTTCACGCCTTTGAAAGTCTAGTCGTCGACTCATCACAGGTAATTTCCTGATGCACGTTTACAAAATATCCCTTCAGGTAATGGAAGTAAAAAAGCCTGATTCAGAAGTGAAAAATCCTCTGCCTCTCGACTCTGCAAAGACTCACTGACAGTATTATAAAAGAGCATCAAATCACGTGTCAGTATGAGACGCTTTTCAGGGACAAAGAGGCGACTGCGTGTGGATCTGTTTGGCGGTTAAGCTGCTAACTTCATTGTCCTGTCATATCTTAATGTGTGGTCGTGGTTGGTTGGATTACGCAGGGAGATTTATAATGAAAGCGGTGTCTGAATGAAGAGCGTGCTGGAGTGTGACGGCTGTCTTTCATATGCTGGATGTTtttcatgcttgtgtgtgtgtgtgtgtgtgtgtgtgtgtgtgtgtgtgtgtgtgtctgcacccACCTGTATCTCTCCTCCTGGATCACCTGGGTGAAGTAGCTGTAGTCCCGTTTGAACTGAGTGCTCAAACTCTCCATGTCCTCCGCCAGCTGAGCCTGAGCCTCCCTGATGTCCCGCACCATGTCCAGCACCTCGCCCATCCTGCCGTTGGACTCCGACCTCCCCGGCCCTCCGGACCCCGCCCCCGAGCCCCCGGCCAAGTTCCCGTTAGAGTCCGCGGAAGCCGACGTCCCCGTGGAGCACTCGTCGTCGCTCTGGTACTTGGTCGCCTTGGCGACGGTCGTGGCGCTCCCACTCAGACCCCTCCCCCCGCCCTCCGCCTGCAGCCCCGACCCCGCCTCCATGGAGCTCTTCAGGTGGGCGATGTTGTCGGCGCTGCCAAACTTGTTCCGGATGAGGTTGGCGAACTCCCGCGACTTGTTGAAGAAGAACGGCGGGGAGAGCGAGACGCCGGGTCCGATGGTCTTTACTTTGTCCAGGGCCGGGTGTCTCCCCGTGGCGCTCACGTCCTTCAGGCTGCCCTCCTTGCTGTGCGTCCCGGACTCCTTGCTGCTGCCGTCTTTGTGGCTGTGCTTCCCGTTGGTCTCGCTGTCCTTCATGCGGCGGTGGTACTGCTCCAGCTTCCTCTGCAGCCCGGCGATGGTGTGCGCCGACTTCTGGTTCTTCTTCTCAAACACCTGACGTATCC containing:
- the tmcc3 gene encoding transmembrane and coiled-coil domain protein 3 isoform X1; amino-acid sequence: MRKNHSAAPLIFVTEAERSACDVNILTIPVPMRRGGSESNLDVVDSVGDDGVGLDFSKGALGIDSLQQKILKVTEKIKVEQTARDQNVAEYLKLVNNADKQQVSRIRQVFEKKNQKSAHTIAGLQRKLEQYHRRMKDSETNGKHSHKDGSSKESGTHSKEGSLKDVSATGRHPALDKVKTIGPGVSLSPPFFFNKSREFANLIRNKFGSADNIAHLKSSMEAGSGLQAEGGGRGLSGSATTVAKATKYQSDDECSTGTSASADSNGNLAGGSGAGSGGPGRSESNGRMGEVLDMVRDIREAQAQLAEDMESLSTQFKRDYSYFTQVIQEERYRYERLEDQLNDLTELHQHETSNLKQELASIEEKVAYQAYERARDIQEVLESCQTRVSKLELQQQQQQTVQVENTDAKVLLGKCINIMLAIVTVILVCVSTAAKFTAPLLRSRLHLALTCVGVSVLALLWKNWEHLQCALERLVLPH
- the tmcc3 gene encoding transmembrane and coiled-coil domain protein 3 isoform X2 codes for the protein MAERSACDVNILTIPVPMRRGGSESNLDVVDSVGDDGVGLDFSKGALGIDSLQQKILKVTEKIKVEQTARDQNVAEYLKLVNNADKQQVSRIRQVFEKKNQKSAHTIAGLQRKLEQYHRRMKDSETNGKHSHKDGSSKESGTHSKEGSLKDVSATGRHPALDKVKTIGPGVSLSPPFFFNKSREFANLIRNKFGSADNIAHLKSSMEAGSGLQAEGGGRGLSGSATTVAKATKYQSDDECSTGTSASADSNGNLAGGSGAGSGGPGRSESNGRMGEVLDMVRDIREAQAQLAEDMESLSTQFKRDYSYFTQVIQEERYRYERLEDQLNDLTELHQHETSNLKQELASIEEKVAYQAYERARDIQEVLESCQTRVSKLELQQQQQQTVQVENTDAKVLLGKCINIMLAIVTVILVCVSTAAKFTAPLLRSRLHLALTCVGVSVLALLWKNWEHLQCALERLVLPH